From Woronichinia naegeliana WA131, the proteins below share one genomic window:
- a CDS encoding DUF721 domain-containing protein, with product MSLTGLPNILHDIQSPNSWQQRRQYLFILEKWSDIVGDLVAKQTCPMGVYQKNLQVAVSSSVWSQALAFERVRILAKINTLSGGDRSLAITDIHFSTAKWATQQQTIAQSKVMMEDHPSYLPAIASSNHKSNHLKSNKTDAPVLKPHWFQFSHNK from the coding sequence ATGTCCTTAACTGGTTTACCAAACATTCTGCATGACATTCAATCGCCCAATAGCTGGCAACAGCGCCGACAATATTTGTTCATTCTCGAAAAATGGTCAGATATTGTCGGTGATTTGGTTGCTAAACAAACTTGTCCGATGGGAGTTTATCAAAAAAACTTGCAGGTTGCCGTATCTAGTTCGGTTTGGTCACAGGCGCTTGCTTTTGAGCGTGTGCGAATCTTAGCTAAAATTAATACATTGTCAGGTGGCGATCGCAGTTTAGCGATCACTGATATTCATTTCTCAACCGCAAAATGGGCGACACAGCAGCAGACCATAGCCCAATCCAAAGTTATGATGGAAGACCATCCTAGTTATCTACCCGCGATCGCTTCATCAAACCATAAATCCAATCATCTAAAATCAAATAAAACCGATGCTCCCGTTCTCAAACCACACTGGTTTCAGTTTTCACATAATAAATAA
- a CDS encoding peroxiredoxin, with translation MTLAVGTDAPAFTVNDTNGNEVSLSDFAGQTVVLYFYPKDDTPGCTKEACSFRDAADTYTSKEVIVLGVSADDEASHQAFTHKYNLNFPLLADIDQQLIRAYDVDGGGYAKRVTYVIDGAGKIIHVDASVNTATHANDILAQLGL, from the coding sequence TGATACCAATGGTAATGAAGTATCTTTATCTGATTTCGCTGGTCAAACCGTAGTATTGTACTTTTATCCTAAAGACGATACCCCTGGTTGCACAAAAGAAGCCTGTAGCTTCCGTGATGCCGCAGACACTTATACATCTAAGGAGGTGATAGTTTTGGGAGTCAGCGCTGATGATGAAGCTTCTCATCAAGCATTTACTCACAAATACAATCTCAATTTCCCTCTTTTAGCTGATATCGACCAGCAACTAATCAGAGCTTACGATGTTGATGGTGGTGGTTATGCCAAGCGCGTCACCTATGTCATTGATGGCGCTGGAAAAATTATCCATGTAGATGCTTCAGTCAACACAGCCACCCATGCCAATGATATTTTAGCTCAGCTAGGTTTGTAA